A section of the Agromyces aurantiacus genome encodes:
- a CDS encoding cysteine desulfurase family protein — MIFADHAATTPVRREALEAMWPYLTGSFGNPSSRHGVGEEAARALAWARAEVAAVVGCRPGDVVFTSGGTEADNLAVKGLALANPRGRHVVVSPVEHEAVLEAADALRRLHGFEVDLVDVDASGMATPGALARVIRPGTALVSVQLANNEVGTVNPVAELARVAHEAGALMHTDVVQAAGWLPLSFDALGVDALSLAGHKVGAPKGIGALVVRGRLPLEPVLHGGGQERGRRSGTENVAGAVAFATALRLAEAERAEVAPRVAALTARFRELVASGVPDAVPTGHPANRLPGTVSYVFPGTSGEAVLLELERRDVIVSSGSACAAGSDEPSHVLTAMGVAPEVAQTAVRFSFGADATDTDVGAAAAALAEAVSAVRDIVR, encoded by the coding sequence GTGATCTTCGCCGACCACGCCGCCACGACCCCGGTCCGCCGCGAGGCGCTCGAGGCGATGTGGCCGTACCTGACGGGATCCTTCGGCAATCCGTCGAGCCGGCACGGGGTCGGCGAGGAGGCCGCGCGCGCTCTCGCGTGGGCGCGCGCGGAGGTCGCCGCCGTGGTCGGCTGCCGGCCCGGCGACGTGGTATTCACCTCGGGCGGGACCGAGGCCGACAACCTCGCCGTGAAGGGCCTCGCGCTCGCGAACCCGCGCGGACGCCACGTCGTGGTGTCGCCGGTCGAGCACGAGGCCGTGCTCGAGGCTGCCGACGCGCTGCGCCGCCTGCACGGCTTCGAGGTGGACCTGGTCGACGTGGACGCCTCCGGGATGGCGACCCCCGGGGCGCTCGCCCGCGTCATCCGGCCCGGCACCGCGCTCGTCTCGGTGCAGCTCGCGAACAACGAGGTCGGCACGGTGAACCCCGTCGCGGAACTCGCGCGCGTCGCGCACGAGGCGGGCGCGCTCATGCACACCGACGTGGTCCAGGCGGCGGGATGGCTGCCGCTCTCGTTCGACGCGCTCGGCGTCGACGCGCTCTCGCTCGCGGGCCACAAGGTCGGGGCGCCCAAGGGAATCGGCGCGCTCGTCGTGCGGGGCCGACTGCCGCTCGAGCCCGTGCTGCACGGCGGGGGCCAGGAGCGCGGGCGCCGGTCGGGCACCGAGAACGTGGCCGGCGCGGTCGCGTTCGCGACGGCGCTGCGGCTCGCCGAGGCCGAGCGGGCGGAGGTCGCGCCGCGCGTGGCCGCGCTGACCGCTCGCTTCCGCGAGCTCGTCGCCTCCGGCGTGCCCGACGCGGTGCCGACGGGCCATCCGGCGAACCGCCTGCCCGGCACGGTCTCCTACGTCTTCCCCGGCACGAGCGGCGAGGCCGTGCTGCTCGAGCTCGAACGGCGAGACGTGATCGTCTCGAGCGGCTCGGCGTGCGCGGCCGGCAGCGACGAGCCGTCGCACGTGCTCACCGCGATGGGCGTCGCGCCCGAGGTCGCGCAGACGGCGGTCCGCTTCTCCTTCGGTGCGGACGCCACCGACACCGACGTGGGGGCGGCCGCCGCCGCCCTCGCGGAGGCCGTGTCGGCGGTCCGCGATATCGTGCGCTGA